One Fusarium poae strain DAOMC 252244 chromosome 4, whole genome shotgun sequence DNA window includes the following coding sequences:
- a CDS encoding hypothetical protein (BUSCO:32918at5125) yields MSFVARNALRLTRAAAPVFPRNAARCFSATRVQRVNDTNMKKNVVREKEIPVTVYAAGQGTGDKHTVNVSEAAARIPNETPVPTPDSDVVQPLTRKTFEQLPQTMRNMSVYGKTILLTGAARGLGNYMARACAEAGAKNIVLFDANQELGDQAAAELHDKTGLPVSFFKVDVRDGAAINAAVDEVVEHYGAPDVLVNSAGIADSNIKAETYDPAMFRRLIDINLTGSFLMSQAVGRAMMAAGKPGSIILVASMSGSVVNFPQEQSCYNASKAGVIQLGKSLAAEWAKYDIRVNCISPGYMDTALNRVPALDAQKKIWKSLTPQNRLGNVDELNGLCIFLASDSSKFMTGSNCIIDGGYTCY; encoded by the coding sequence ATGTCTTTCGTCGCTCGCAACGCCCTTCGTCTGACTCGGGCTGCTGCCCCTGTTTTCCCCAGAAACGCTGCTCGATGCTTCTCAGCCACTCGTGTTCAGCGTGTCAATGACACAAACATGAAGAAGAACGTGGTTCGTGAGAAGGAGATCCCCGTTACTGTCTACGCTGCTGGACAGGGTACCGGCGATAAGCACACAGTCAATGTATCCGAGGCTGCTGCTCGCATTCCCAACGAAACTCCTGTTCCTACTCCTGACAGCGATGTGGTTCAGCCCCTCACTCGCAAGACATTTGAGCAACTCCCTCAGACAATGCGCAACATGAGTGTCTACGGAAAGACTATCTTGCTCACCGGTGCTGCCCGTGGTCTCGGAAACTACATGGCTCGCGCCTGTGCTGAGGCTGGTGCCAAGAACATCGTCCTCTTTGACGCCAACCAGGAGCTCGGTGaccaagctgctgctgagctCCATGACAAGACGGGTCTCCCTGTCTCATTCTTCAAGGTCGACGTCCGTGATGGTGCCGCGATCAACGCTGCTGTCGATGAGGTTGTTGAGCACTATGGTGCTCCTGATGTTCTTGTCAACTCTGCTGGTATCGCCGATTCAAACATCAAGGCTGAGACATACGACCCCGCCATGTTTCGTCGTCTCATCGACATCAACCTTACGGGATCTTTCCTCATGTCGCAGGCTGTTGGTCGTGCCATGATGGCCGCTGGAAAGCCTGGCAGCATCATTCTGGTTGCTTCTATGTCTGGCTCCGTTGTCAATTTCCCTCAGGAGCAGAGCTGCTACAACGCCTCCAAGGCGGGCGTCATCCAACTCGGCAAGTCCCTCGCTGCTGAGTGGGCCAAGTACGACATTCGAGTCAACTGCATCTCTCCTGGATACATGGACACTGCCCTCAACCGAGTACCCGCTCTCGATGCACAGAAGAAGATCTGGAAGTCTCTGACTCCCCAGAACCGCCTTGGCAACGTTGACGAACTCAATGGTCTCTGCATCTTCCTTGCTTCCGACTCTTCCAAGTTCATGACTGGTTCCAACTGCATCATTGATGGTGGTTACACATGCTACTAA
- a CDS encoding hypothetical protein (BUSCO:10798at5125), producing the protein MDGPGYTSASSASAHTATSHRRKLIKKPPSYFGRSSSGFDGGAFDAQSLESKRSSQSLKRAPSAPPARSNPATVSDWQDSDRSHPQLSANNTLRPVPSPISHQGDFTPANHWAPISRHSDRLSDSYLRPLDSPAIHDDLIGAPFDGAGLLSSIESIKIPSPKAPTRHRSPPQIVKAPVEVNVASPALRTANSFSAMDSTLTEKGLGSRAPTDGPSVNPKRFSDDGRDSKPAVLRKKSGFSGFMNSLVGSPKKPVISAPENPVHVTHVGYDSSTGQFTGLPKEWQRLINESGIPEKERRENPQTMVDILQFYKETTERPAEDQVLEKFHHAGQYATSPAGAASPGMYPSNYMGSFENPRAPPPVPRGQVGKDLMPSRPAPKPPVSMGNRHMPHGTYAKDSGIGMSQSGDESYGVSKDAGPMLPEEHRSRSNSRVAGPTYAPTAPQPNPQLAQAQAAAYQQQLLQQQQEQAMAQAQAAMSGGIGRAPSKRTPNHHQSPNVQAAPGYGQQNGMHSASRQQAPGAAVPGARPRHRARQSAGIDIIASLKRICSEGDPRDIYRGFNKIGQGASGGVFTGHERGTNRLVAIKQMNLEQQPKKDLIINEILVMKDSSHPNIVNFIDSYLCGGELWVVMEFMEGGSLTDVVTFNIMSEGQIASVCRETLLGLQHLHSKGVIHRDIKSDNILLSMEGKIKLTDFGFCATINEAQNKRTTMVGTPYWMAPEVVTRKEYGRKVDIWSLGIMAIEMIEGEPPYLTESPLRALWLIATNGTPHIKNEQDLSPVFKDFLYFALKVDPEKRASAHDLLRHEFMKGCVDLIQLSPLVRAAREQRAQEKARKGQ; encoded by the exons ATGGACGGTCCCGGATATACCTCTGCGTCGTCTGCGTCTGCTCATACCGCAACTTCACATCGTCGCAAACTTATTAAGAAACCTCCCTCCTACTTTGGTCGCTCCTCATCTGGCTTCGATGGTGGTGCCTTCGACGCCCAGTCACTCGAGAGCAAACGCAGTTCCCAGAGCCTGAAGAGGGCCCCAAGCGCTCCCCCAGCCCGCTCCAACCCCGCGACCGTGTCCGACTGGCAAGACTCTGATCGATCTCATCCTCAATTATCCGCCAACAACACCCTAAGACCTGTCCCATCGCCCATCTCACATCAGGGCGATTTTACCCCCGCTAATCATTGGGCGCCTATTTCTCGTCACTCCGACCGTCTTTCCGATTCTTATTTACGCCCACTCGATAGCCCTGCTATTCACGACGACCTGATCGGCGCTCCTTTCGACGGCGCTGGTCTTTTAAGCAGTATTGAATCAATAAAGATCCCCAGTCCGAAAGCTCCTACCCGTCATCGCTCCCCGCCCCAGATCGTCAAGGCGCCTGTAGAAGTCAACGTTGCGAGCCCTGCTTTACGAACCGCAAACAGCTTCTCCGCGATGGACTCGACTTTGACTGAGAAAGGCCTCGGCTCAAGGGCGCCAACGGATGGCCCTTCTGTCAACCCCAAAAGATTTTCTGACGATGGAAGAGACTCCAAGCCTGCTGTTCTACGTAAAAAGTCTGGATTTTCTGGTTTCATGAACAGTTTGGTAGGATCGCCCAAGAAGCCAGTTATCTCTGCGCCTGAAAATCCCGTCCACGTTACCCATGTTGGCTACGATAGTTCTACTGGCCAGTTCACA GGCTTGCCGAAAGAATGGCAGCGACTTATCAACGAAAGTGGAATTCCTGAAAAGGAACGACGAGAGAATCCGCAAACTATGGTTGATATTTTACAGTTTTACAAAGAAACCACTGAGAGACCTGCGGAGGACCAAGTCCTAGAGAAATTTCATCATGCTGGCCAGTATGCCACCTCTCCGGCAGGCGCAGCATCACCGGGCATGTACCCGTCAAACTATATGG GAAGTTTTGAGAATCCCCGAGCACCACCTCCTGTGCCCCGAGGCCAGGTCGGTAAAGACTTGATGCCCAGCCGGCCGGCCCCGAAGCCACCCGTCAGTATGGGCAACCGACATATGCCTCACGGCACATACGCTAAAGACTCTGGCATCGGTATGTCCCAGTCAGGCGACGAGTCCTACGGCGTGTCCAAGGACGCTGGTCCCATGCTCCCCGAAGAGCACCGTTCAAGATCCAACTCCCGCGTAGCTGGGCCAACCTACGCCCCTACTGCTCCCCAACCCAACCCGCAGCTCGCCCAGGCGCAAGCCGCCGCCTACCAGCAACAATTGTtgcaacagcagcaagaaCAGGCCATGGCTCAGGCCCAGGCCGCTATGTCTGGAGGAATTGGCCGTGCTCCTAGTAAGCGAACCCCTAATCACCACCAGAGTCCAAACGTACAGGCAGCTCCTGGGTATGGCCAGCAGAACGGCATGCACAGTGCTTCCCGTCAGCAAGCGCCTGGAGCAGCCGTACCCGGCGCCAGGCCGCGACACCGAGCCCGTCAAAGCGCAGGCATCGATATTATCGCCTCCCTGAAGCGCATTTGTAGCGAAGGTGACCCTCGAGACATTTACCGCGGGTTCAACAAGATTGGCCAAGGTGCTTCCGGAGGCGTCTTCACTGGTCATGAGCGTGGTACGAACCGCCTGGTGGCTATCAAGCAGATGAACCTCGAGCAGCAACCTAAGAAGGACCTGATTATCAACGAGATTCTTGTGATGAAGGATAGCTCACATCCCAATATTGTCAACTTTATCGACAGCTACTTGTGCGGCGGCGAGCTTTGGGTCGTCATGGAGTTTATGGAGGGAGGCAGCCTTACGGATGTTGTCACCTTCAACATCATGTCCGAGGGTCAGATTGCTTCAGTGTGTCGCGAGACACTTTTGGGTCTGCAGCACCTGCACTCCAAGGGTGTCATCCACCGAGACATTAAGTCTGACAACATCCTGCTGTCTATGGAGGGCAAGATCAAACTGA CCGATTTCGGATTCTGTGCCACTATCAATGAAGCCCAGAACAAGCGAACGACCATGGTCGGAACACCATACTGGATGGCTCCCGAAGTTGTCACACGAAAAGAGTACGGACGCAAAGTTGATATTTGGTCTTTGGGTATCATGGCGATCGAAATGATAGAAGGCGAGCCGCCATACCTGACCGAATCTCCTCTGCGTGCTCTTTGGTTGATTGCCACCAACGGCACTCCTCACATTAAGAATGAGCAGGACCTGTCGCCCGTTTTCAAGGACTTCCTCTACTTTGCCCTCAAGGTGGACCCCGAGAAGCGAGCCAGTGCCCATgatctgctgagg CACGAATTCATGAAGGGCTGCGTTGACCTTATTCAACTCTCCCCCTTGGTACGAGCTGCTCGAGAACAAAGGGCGCAAGAAAAGGCTCGCAAGGGGCAGTAG